TCATCGCCCTACTTAgagtcattcttttatttatttttgtatttttctgaagctggaaacggggagagacagtcagacagactcccacatgcgccggactgggatccacccggcacacccaccagggggcgacgctctgcccaccagggggcaatgctctgcccctcctgggcgtcgctctgttgcgaccagagccactctagcgcctggggcagaggccaaggagccatccccagcgcccggaccatctttgctccaatggagcctcgctgtgggaggggaagagagagacagacaggaaggaaagggggaggggtggagaagcagatgggcacttctcctgtgtgccctggccgggaatcgaacccgggactcccacacgccaggccgacgctctaccattgagccaaccggccagggcctagagtcaTTCTTATCACAGTCTTAGGAGGGAAGTGCTCTGACTGTGGGCATTTGACAGACCAGGACCCCGAGGGTCAGACCTGAGTGACTCCTCGATGTGGGGAACTGAGAGGTGGACCCAGCCAGACTGACCCCAGGCCCCATGCCCCAGGGGCTGCCAGTCCATAGTGGGGACCCAGCAGTGGCCCTGCCGAGGCCACGGTGGATGACAGGTTCTTACCACCAGGTACACCCGCTTCGTCCAGCAATTCCTGGAGTCGGCCGAGCGGTTCTTCATGCGCGGCTACCGGGTGTGCTACTACGTCTTCACCGATGACCCTGCGGTCATTCCCCGGCTGCCCCTGGGCCCTGACCGCCTCCTCAGCGTCATCCCCATCCGGAAGCCCTCCCGCTGGGAGGAGATCGCCCTGCGCCGGATGGAGACCATCAGCCAGCACATTGCCCAGAGGGCGCACTGGGAGGTGGACTACCTCTTCTGCGTCCACGTGGACATGGTGTTCCGGAACCCCTGGGGCCCTGAGACCCTGGGAGACCTGGTGGCTGCCATCCACCCGGGCTACTACACTGTACCTCGCCAGCAGTTCCCCTACGAACGCAGGCATGTGTCCACCGCTTTTGTGGCAGATGGCCAGGGGGACTTCTATTATGGCGGGGCGGTCTTTGGGGGGCGGGTGGACAAGGTGTACCAGTTTACTAGGGGCTGCCACATGGCCATCCTGGCGGACAAGGCCAACGGCATCATGGCAGCCCGGCAGGAGGAGAGCCACATGAACTGCCGCTTCATCTCACACAAGCCCTCCAAAGTGCTGTCCCCCGAGTACCTCTGGGATGACAGGAAGCCCCGGCCACCTGGTCTGAAGCTGGTCCGCTTTTCTACTGTGGACAAGGACAGCGACTGGCTGCGGAGCTGACGGCGGGGCCAGGGCTGCCGTGAATGAGGACCCAAGCCTGGCAGCCAGCTCACCCCCCAGGGTACCCAATGGGTACTCAGCTCAGCCCAGAGGGGCACCCAGCAGCCCCAGCGGGCACCCAGCTTGCAGCAGTCAGTGCCTTACTTCTTAAGCCTCAGCGGAGAcccgcccttcctgtctgtcaggaGAATCCAACCGACAAGCGGAGGCAGAAGGGCCCCTGTGAACTGTCAAGGGCTGTGCCCACATGAGGAGAATGCGGAGCTTGAATGTGGCCCAAGAGGTGGGCCAGGCCTGGAGGGCGGGGGACCAGTGGGAAAACGGCAGGATCCCCAGGATCCCCAGCAAACGCACCTTCGTGCCTTTGGGGCGGGCTCTGCAGTCCGCCCGACACATGGCCAGCATCCCCGCCTTCACCCCCTTCCGTTGCCCATGGCCCTTTGAGTTGCACTTGTCGCCACTGGTGTGAAAGGCAGCCAGGTCCCCTTGGCTGCAGCACTCCCAGTACCCCGATGTCTTCCACCACGTGGAGCCAGGTCCTCACGCAGGACCCCGGGGCGAGCCTGTGAAATGGACTGGGTCCAGGCTGTCTCTGATTTCCTGtccagctgcccccacccccatggcGACCTCTCTCCCTGGCCCTCGCCGCCCCTTCTATAAGAGGGTTGGGGCGATTTTAATAAAGGTGGCATGTGCCAGGCCCTAACCAGGGTTTTCACCTGTGCATCCGGTGGCTGCTGCCGGCCATAGGGGATACCAGCAGCCTGCGTCTCAAATGCAGTTGCCTTGTGGGGTAGGGGGGGAAGGTGCTTTTCCGGAAGACCTGGGCTAGTGCCCGCTGCTACGATGGGATGTCACTCTGGTTCTGGGAGACGGTCAAGTGCAGCATGCTGCCGGACGTCACACTCCCCCACTCAGCTGAGAGGAACAGCAGTCCTCAGGGCTCTCAGTCCCTGAGCGGATAACAAATGTGTCTGCcagccctcctgcagccgggTCAGCCTCAGCCCTCTGaggccactggtgggcgtgctgcaGGCCCAGGGTTAGAGGACCGGTGAGGCCAGCAAAGCCccagaggacttcagagcctcacaGTGGTTCTGTCTCCCTGGGGTAGGAGTGGGTTCGGGGCTTGATGACCCAGTGTTCCcttacacatacacaccacacacacacacactgggaacAGCAGCATCTTTGCTGccatggagagaagagagagcaggaaggTGTGTACTCTGGTCACCTCGGGATGAGCACCCACCTACCCACCTGCTGGGCAACCCCTGGCAAAGCTGTGTGCCAGCCCCCAGCCCGTGCTTCCTGCAATGTACGGTTTGGCTGCTGATCACAAGGGTCAGGCAGACCGAGTGACCAGTGTGAGGAGAAAGCCTGGGTTGGAGAGGCCCTGGGATGCTTCCTGGACAAAGGGCCAGGGTAGCCCCATGGCCAGTGTGTCCGCAGTGGGAAGCCCCTTCCCAGGGCGGTCTGGGCCTGCCCCAGGGGAGGCAGAAGTGTGAAGCAGGGCTGTGTGGGAGGAGCAGGCCCTGCCCTGCTGTGAGTTTGAACCCAGGTCTATCTGACCCCAAAGGCTGTGATTGCACTGGTGCCTGAAAAGGTGGCCCGAGTCCAGCCTTGCCCTCGTCATTTTGCCCGTTGCTTAAAGAGGCACCTCTGCaatttggcctggcctgtggtggcgcagtggagagagcatcagcttGGAACACAGAGGTCgcagtttcgaaaccctgggctagcccggtcaaggcacatgtgacaagcaatcaatgaacaactaaagtgaagccagtgtgagctgatacttctcattctgCTGTCCCCCTCTGCAAAGTcaggaaatcttaaaaaagaaaatacctctgCAGTTTACAAAACTTCAGAACCCAGAACTGCTCTCCCCTGGCAAGACTGGTGTCTTAGCTCAGACCGGACCCTGTCGGACAGGAGGACAGGAGCGGCTGGGACTGTCTGCCCACACTCCCACTTCCCTGCTGGGCCAGGCTGGGCCGCTGCCTCCTTTAGTTCTTCTCGCCCACGGAGCGTCTCCGGCCCAGGCCCTCAGCTCCTTTTAGGGAAGTGCCCTGGACCCTCATTAGGTCCCAGGAGTTGGTCCTGTCACTGGTGTCAAAGGGCATGCCCTGGGGTGGGGACCCGGGTGAGCCATAGTCCCCAGGGGTGTGGGCCAAGGCTGGGAAGGCTCTGGTTCTGAGAGACACTGGCTCAAAGCTGGGCTGGGAGTGATGGAGGGGCTCCCCCCCCCAAGTCTAAGGCAGGGCCACCTCCTCCTGAGACCTTCTCTGGCCAGGGAGCCCCAACACAGGACAAGGCCTCTGAtggtcagcacagggctctgggatgACATAGAGCAATGATTCTGAGTCCCCAGTTCATGGCTGGACTTGGTCACTCAGCGCCGAGTGACCCTGAGTGCTGGGGCCACtgctcatttgtaaagtggggtAAAAGCACTGAGCGCTGGGGGGGCGCGGCTCCCGAATAACAGTAACTACCCCCAACATTCGCTCATCCGGTGGTGGGACCCCCTCCTCCACGGGCTCCTCCAGCCCTTACTCCAGCTAGGGCCGCAGCAGGGGCAGGCTGCTCCGTGTGGCTGGGGTCCTGCCAGGAAGAAAGGGCAGGCAGGCGTAGAGGAAGGGTGGAAGAGGCAGCCTCACCTTGCTGCCTCCACTCAGTGTCCACTACCATTTCCGGGTCCCCCTGACCCCAACCATCCACCGAGCTGCCTCTGCAGGTGGCATACGGGGACCAGGACGAAAGGATGGGGGTGTATTTGCGCGGACTCCCGTGTCTCTAGGTCTCTTTGACCACGTGGCCCAACACCCGGTGGACTGTGCCAGGTTAGCTTTTGGGTGGCCCGAGGTCCCAGGGGTCGGAGGAGGCACGTAgcaggggggagggcaggagactCGCGGGACTCCGCGGAGCGCGGAGATCCCCGTGCGCTGAGCGCGCCCGCGACAAGGCGGGGCTCACATGCACACGCTGTCCGCGTGCCCGTGTGCGCGCCTGCGGTGGTTTCCAGGCCCAGCTGCCTCGGCGGGGTCCACCCACGGGTGGGAGGCTGGTGCGCCTCTCGAGCTCGCGCGGCGGGGCCCGCCCCTCACACCTGCGGCGGGCGGGGGCGGGTCCGCGGCTGACCCCGCCCACCGGCCGCTGCCGGGAGCCCGGGCGGAACCGAGCGGCTGGGCCCCAGCGGCCGGCGGCGCGGCGCAAACAATGGGAGCGGCGCTGGCGGCGGGGGCCGCGGAGCCCCGGGCCCGGCGCGGATGGGAGGTCGCGCCATGAGCCTCGCAGCCAGGCGCCCCCCTGTGCGGCGCGCGGGCCGAGGCGAGCGGCCTCTGCAAGTCCCGGGCCCCCTCTGGGGCCGGCGATGCGCAGCCAGGGCTGAGGATGATGGTAGATTGCCAGGTGAGTGCCACGCCCGGCCTGGCTGCCCTCCCCGGCGTCGCGGGTGGAGGGAGGACCGCTTGTCCCCCGCCACACCCCATCCGGCCGGGAGGGAGCACGACGCTACTTTCACGCTCAGCGCGCGCTTACGCAGTTCCGCGTTCAACCCCTCCTGGTAcaattgggaaactgaggccaggagaGACGCAGGGACTGGCCCGGGGCCCCCGAGGTCGGCAGAGCCcggaggaagagggagggttCCAGCCTCAACTGCCCCGTGGGGTTTCCTTTGGGAATGAGAGTCCTTGAGATCCTGGAGAACCCCTGTCCACCTCTCTCCCTTGTCGggccctttccctttcctctgggCATCCCCACGTGggcacagacacatacacacacgttgGCTTCACAGGTGGGGGCCATGGAGTGGGTTCAGAGGAGGAGAGCACACTGCAGAGGCCACGGGAAAGCTGAAAGATGCTGGAGGCAACCCAGCCATTAGGCAGGAGCAACTAGTCTCCtagcagtatgtgtgtgtgtgggggggatgccATACTGATGTCCAGGGTGCCCGTAGGGGTCTGCCTGGGCTGGGGCCATCCCCAGGGCAACTTGGAGAGGACTTGTGTCATCTACTCTGGGCTCCTGGAATTAGGAAAATACCCCCTCCCTAGTGTGgagaggctgcaggagagaaggccTCAGCCCATTCCTCTGTAAGTTGGGGTGCATCGACCGAGTGGCACGGAGGTTCCCACAGGCTCCTAGGAGAGTCTGCTGACCCTGGCTCTCCATCCATGACCCCCTGTGCTCCAAGTCCTTGGGAaatgctttctgctccctccaggtcctgctgagcAGCCTAGGGATTTGGGGGTCCTGGGACCTGGGTAGTGCAGAAAAGGGCAGAGCGCTGGACCACTCGCCCAAGGGCAGGGACAAGACCATCCTTGATGGAGACTCCAGGTCCTCATTTGGAAGAGCGTCTGGagttattgccctggctggggtGAGGAGGTCTTGGGAATGAACTGGACACCAGGACAGTGGGCAAAAAGAGGGGAGCGAGAGAGGCTTCTGGGCTACCAGACATCCCCCCTGGAGCCTGCCAGCCCTGTTCCTTTGCCCCTCTGGCGCCAGGGACAGCGGCTGCCTTGACCGCATCCAAACAAAGGTGTGTGTTTTGTTTCCTGGTTTTCTTGCCTGGAGTTGCAATGCTTGggatgaccaccagggggcgggcCGTGCCCACTGCTCAGCGGAGCTGCTGGAGCAGGGAAGGGACACGCAGGGGTCATTCTGGGCATCCCGCTGCCTCAGGCCCAACGTGCACATTTCTTACTAGTTTCCATGTCCAGACTGTGAGCTGCTTCGAGGCAGGAGCAGGAACCGCGCTAGGCCTGGGGGCGGTGTTGACAGGCCCCACATGGTCCCTGTCCTCCTGGGAGCTCACAGCCTGGAGGGGCAGGAAGGCAGAGCTCAGAAGCAGGTCCAGGTGGGAGGGGAGAGCCGCGCTGTGGGGAAAGGACACAGGTGCTGAGGGACGCGCGATCTAGGTGGGGTCTGAAGGCCTCCAGGGTGATATTTATGCTGTGACCAGAAGGACAAGAGGAGCCAGTCCTGCACACATGTCTGGGAGCAttgtgtgggggtggggtaggggagctcaaggtggggaggcaggaaagAATTTTCCAGAGAGGTTGTGAGAAAGGAGCCAGGGTCTCCagagagagcaggggaggagggagggagtgagggagccAGGAGGGAAGGGCCTTACCCGGCTTGGAGGGACAGACTAGTTGTCCTGCTGTGTGACAGCATTGCCCTAACTTAGCACTTAGAAGACCAAGCGTTGACTGTCTCACAGTCTCTGGACCGGGGTCCATCTCTGCTCCACAGGACCCTCTGCCTCCAGGTCTCCTGTGAGGCCGGGGCTGCAGTCTCCACCGAGGCTCTGCTGGGGCGGGTTCTGTCCCCAGGATCAGTCCTGGGCTATTGGCAGGACTGCTCTGGGCGGGTGGGTGCAGAGAGATGCTCCAGAAGAAGGTGTCCTGTGGTCAGGGTTGGTTCAAGGACGGCGCGTTGAGGATGATTGGGGCTCTTGAGCACTCGCCTGTACTGTGTCTGCCCTCACTGCCCCAGGTCACCATCTGTCTGGTCAGCCAGCTCTCCTGGGGCTGGGCCTGGAGCATTGGCTTGGCTACACTTGGCCTGGGTTGCGGAGGTGTGTCCAGTGGGGGTCGTAGTAGCTTCCTGGGGCCGCGAAGCCAAGTGCCACAAACTGGGGGGCTCAAAAAACagaggtttcttttctctctgttctggAGGGCAGAAATCCCAAGTCAGGGTGTTGGGTGCGCCCTGCCTCTCTGAGGGCTTGAGGAGCCGACCCTCCCTGCCTCTTCCGCGGTGTTCCTCGTCTTCTCGATTCATCGCTCCAAATCCGCTTCTGTCTGCACACGgccctctgtgtctgtgtgtccaacTTTTCCTCTTCTGATCAGTCATTTGATTCTGATTAGGACCCTCCCTAATGCCCTGTGACCTCTGTCTTAATTACACCGTCAAGACCCTATTTTCAAAGAAGATCTTAGCCACAGGTGCCCAGGGTTAGTTAGGTCCTCAacgtatctttttttgtttgtttgttttggctgggactggggtgggggttggataGGCACAATTCAACCCAgaacagggacactggaatgaTTCTTTCCCTTAAGGCCAGGTATGCAGGTGCCCGCAGGTACAGGAGGGGCAGCTGGGGTCAGAGGCAGTCTCTGAGAGTTGCCTGCGGCTGGGGGTTGTGGGTGTAAGTGGagcccggggtggggtgggggttggtaGGGGTGGTGGGGGAGCCTAGAGACAGCTGGCTCCCCGGGCTGGGCATGTTTTGGAGCAGCGCCAGCAGGTGGCGCTGTGACCTTGGGGCCGCCCCCTGCGCCGCTTTGCGTGGTTCCCGCAGAGACAAAGGTCTTACTCGTCCAGTTTCCTGCCAGGAGAGGACACTCAACTGGAAACAGACCAGGAGCACAGTC
The DNA window shown above is from Saccopteryx bilineata isolate mSacBil1 chromosome 2, mSacBil1_pri_phased_curated, whole genome shotgun sequence and carries:
- the GBGT1 gene encoding globoside alpha-1,3-N-acetylgalactosaminyltransferase 1 isoform X1, translating into MRCHCPSKLALGLGFCLLVGMAFYILWVYVENWLPFSYVPYYLPCPEIFNMKLQYRGEKPFQPVTRSRYPQPMLLEQRPTELLTLTPWLAPIVSEGTFDRELLQHIYQPRNLTVGLTVFAVGRYTRFVQQFLESAERFFMRGYRVCYYVFTDDPAVIPRLPLGPDRLLSVIPIRKPSRWEEIALRRMETISQHIAQRAHWEVDYLFCVHVDMVFRNPWGPETLGDLVAAIHPGYYTVPRQQFPYERRHVSTAFVADGQGDFYYGGAVFGGRVDKVYQFTRGCHMAILADKANGIMAARQEESHMNCRFISHKPSKVLSPEYLWDDRKPRPPGLKLVRFSTVDKDSDWLRS
- the GBGT1 gene encoding globoside alpha-1,3-N-acetylgalactosaminyltransferase 1 isoform X3, which encodes MRCHCPSKLALGLGFCLLVGMAFYILWVYVENWLPFSYVPYYLPCPEILSRYPQPMLLEQRPTELLTLTPWLAPIVSEGTFDRELLQHIYQPRNLTVGLTVFAVGRYTRFVQQFLESAERFFMRGYRVCYYVFTDDPAVIPRLPLGPDRLLSVIPIRKPSRWEEIALRRMETISQHIAQRAHWEVDYLFCVHVDMVFRNPWGPETLGDLVAAIHPGYYTVPRQQFPYERRHVSTAFVADGQGDFYYGGAVFGGRVDKVYQFTRGCHMAILADKANGIMAARQEESHMNCRFISHKPSKVLSPEYLWDDRKPRPPGLKLVRFSTVDKDSDWLRS
- the GBGT1 gene encoding globoside alpha-1,3-N-acetylgalactosaminyltransferase 1 isoform X4; translated protein: MEPPAPPQTPLLASQPSNLTASRVYVENWLPFSYVPYYLPCPEILSRYPQPMLLEQRPTELLTLTPWLAPIVSEGTFDRELLQHIYQPRNLTVGLTVFAVGRYTRFVQQFLESAERFFMRGYRVCYYVFTDDPAVIPRLPLGPDRLLSVIPIRKPSRWEEIALRRMETISQHIAQRAHWEVDYLFCVHVDMVFRNPWGPETLGDLVAAIHPGYYTVPRQQFPYERRHVSTAFVADGQGDFYYGGAVFGGRVDKVYQFTRGCHMAILADKANGIMAARQEESHMNCRFISHKPSKVLSPEYLWDDRKPRPPGLKLVRFSTVDKDSDWLRS
- the GBGT1 gene encoding globoside alpha-1,3-N-acetylgalactosaminyltransferase 1 isoform X2 encodes the protein MEPPAPPQTPLLASQPSNLTASRVYVENWLPFSYVPYYLPCPEIFNMKLQYRGEKPFQPVTRSRYPQPMLLEQRPTELLTLTPWLAPIVSEGTFDRELLQHIYQPRNLTVGLTVFAVGRYTRFVQQFLESAERFFMRGYRVCYYVFTDDPAVIPRLPLGPDRLLSVIPIRKPSRWEEIALRRMETISQHIAQRAHWEVDYLFCVHVDMVFRNPWGPETLGDLVAAIHPGYYTVPRQQFPYERRHVSTAFVADGQGDFYYGGAVFGGRVDKVYQFTRGCHMAILADKANGIMAARQEESHMNCRFISHKPSKVLSPEYLWDDRKPRPPGLKLVRFSTVDKDSDWLRS
- the GBGT1 gene encoding globoside alpha-1,3-N-acetylgalactosaminyltransferase 1 isoform X5 yields the protein MKLQYRGEKPFQPVTRSRYPQPMLLEQRPTELLTLTPWLAPIVSEGTFDRELLQHIYQPRNLTVGLTVFAVGRYTRFVQQFLESAERFFMRGYRVCYYVFTDDPAVIPRLPLGPDRLLSVIPIRKPSRWEEIALRRMETISQHIAQRAHWEVDYLFCVHVDMVFRNPWGPETLGDLVAAIHPGYYTVPRQQFPYERRHVSTAFVADGQGDFYYGGAVFGGRVDKVYQFTRGCHMAILADKANGIMAARQEESHMNCRFISHKPSKVLSPEYLWDDRKPRPPGLKLVRFSTVDKDSDWLRS